The Hydrogenispora ethanolica genome includes a region encoding these proteins:
- a CDS encoding sigma-70 family RNA polymerase sigma factor has protein sequence MIQQYLAELSKIRLLSQAEESLLWENFKVAKSREARQRIIESYQPLVYKIASRITGLEDLFFDLIQEGTVGLIEATESFDPNIGVKFSTFAQHRIRGRMIDYLKRQRSNQDSLEIALNGEELEGWLLRIADNQVNVEEEVSLKLIGQQVNRAISRLNAKEQKVIYDLYMFDKEPVVSAQEMKISLSYYYKIQKKALQRLRGMLSKLRAELKISS, from the coding sequence TTGATCCAGCAATATTTGGCGGAACTTTCAAAAATTCGCTTGTTGTCCCAGGCGGAGGAGAGCTTGCTTTGGGAAAATTTTAAAGTCGCCAAATCGCGAGAAGCGAGGCAGCGGATTATTGAATCTTATCAACCGCTTGTATATAAAATAGCTTCTCGAATTACCGGCCTCGAAGACTTGTTTTTTGACCTGATACAAGAAGGAACGGTGGGATTAATTGAGGCCACCGAAAGCTTTGATCCGAATATAGGAGTGAAGTTCAGTACCTTTGCTCAGCATCGGATTCGCGGCCGTATGATTGATTACTTAAAACGTCAGCGCTCAAACCAGGATTCTCTGGAAATTGCCTTAAACGGTGAAGAGCTTGAAGGATGGTTATTGCGCATTGCGGATAATCAGGTCAATGTGGAAGAAGAAGTATCGTTAAAATTGATTGGGCAACAGGTAAACCGAGCAATCTCCAGATTGAACGCTAAAGAGCAGAAAGTAATTTATGATTTGTATATGTTTGATAAAGAACCCGTGGTATCGGCCCAAGAAATGAAGATTAGCCTTTCATATTACTATAAAATTCAAAAAAAAGCTTTACAGCGCCTACGGGGCATGCTATCAAAACTCAGAGCTGAATTAAAGATTAGTAGTTAA
- a CDS encoding translocation/assembly module TamB domain-containing protein — translation MSVTAYKKSMIGIIIAIAVAGLFLSAVSFYFAQEQVLTNQVRRQLQVSLKATGLKVKIGRVRWTGWGRFTGRDLVLTDPKTGQNPFTAERVDISLDPVRLLRNPRRPEVILSKVEFFHLRAKMMRFADGTFNFQQYIPKSKRKLALRTLFNIRDGLLEIDDYQYGTHRLERVRGKIDLRSLPLIRCSLTGIADLNDGLQWNLVSTYQTEEQSGQATLQIEKALLKKVLPLLPRRYQFSVRSGSADLQFNFAWGNKAVWLKNGGVKLRHSQLVVPKLNDVLTVDYLQGWFDPDRLKLDRARFKYQGGEILASGQLRTTDMALRLKLAANHIRINKIKQFLPSTTNMTLAGTADLQLEVGGKLSHPIVTGDVLLNNTRVVWKEKLDLNRISGQLRIDNNNLTIKRLAGYWEDAPIGATGTINNIFKPQLAIDLYGYGLRPDYSSLGLTQIAKDELKFGKVDVSGRLSGGLKELSFDGEMGFDYLEYRQIRTEQARINLYWETATQAVTIKQVSGLFWGSRVSATGTVKLNSQAAEWRMSGKVSELNLAVLPLSQAVKPSGIISMDILAQGRWQRGEEFDPGTVLGVFHGSSLAYQGVQIDRTDGTFSWNHGILAVDSMEGTVGDGKFFGHLNWSKDGFRTELDAEKVQLRQLLTNRNQFPVDALFEGMITFQGTPDNPIGKITGNFENVIWDSKAIGDVKGEMHYQDQELKFSNLRVATNAGDFLLQGNIALNKDKPTVHGTIISENFQLSRFWQMLPFDPALDIDGNGKVTLMVDGILSNPQFKGRIQLEKPSFNFFTVERGEIRFEGDLNHVYLQQFDLMKQDSRIQISGQVTSKAWNLTVNSNSFALEWLELKYGDRVLRGNVEINGSLTGDLSHPQFTAELNGSDFSFGSYIYQHFLANIVWNSQGLTIKDAQFQQDDSLLNVFGNIDNTQPARLNLGVRVVSSDLKHLLQLVNVQDIDAQGKLSGLVKITGAIDDPLVRVEAELPEGSINQIPIQGGFTLSYTNNKVSIENIHLEHEKGSLIANGIWENGQVLKLNTALRDFPLQVLNPLLQPSARLEGVANADINLEWNNSKITGNYRMNIIGLAMNQTVLGDSRVEGRLSDQGIEIMDGQVINKGGVLTAKGYVPWPVEMLQRLKLPMRLSQDYRDYNVQVELRNFPVDSINFAMKQFTAEKGSVAGSVRVKGALSKPLFYGKIAFSGVKIVAPALPVPVDNMEAALTFQGEKIVVETAHGSYGTGRFSLNGAIEIEKSLFDPELNLSFNGNRIYYRSLYFDGYGALNVNITGTLVRPIIQGEISINNGRIGILGVQPKKSSTNTWNPDLDLVIKAGKNVRYRQYGLADVAVQGELTIKGPLNHPKINGEARSRTGILTVYGQSFKVNKGTAVFKDSEGFTPYIDIDSSLKTSKVEVFLTMKGQVGGEVSFNLSSQPHLSQSELFAILNWSDLSGDKPLTVDGMVSGNFSIVTDTLFGEVFYEIRRALGVDYFYLEQDYRDRKFRINVGDYITEELFLSYSRSVGDEPDDVWGLDYQLTSKLLAGGTYSINEGRSYRIIYRIRF, via the coding sequence ATGAGCGTTACGGCCTATAAAAAATCAATGATTGGAATCATTATTGCGATCGCGGTGGCAGGATTATTTTTGTCAGCCGTCTCGTTTTATTTTGCCCAGGAGCAAGTGCTGACCAATCAGGTCCGCCGTCAATTGCAGGTCTCCTTAAAAGCAACCGGTCTCAAAGTGAAAATTGGCCGGGTCCGATGGACGGGGTGGGGACGTTTCACCGGCCGCGATTTGGTTCTTACCGACCCGAAGACTGGTCAAAATCCTTTTACAGCCGAACGGGTAGATATCAGTCTCGATCCGGTACGGCTTTTGCGGAACCCGCGCCGTCCGGAAGTGATCCTTTCCAAGGTGGAATTCTTTCATCTGCGTGCCAAGATGATGCGGTTTGCTGACGGCACTTTCAACTTTCAGCAGTATATTCCCAAAAGTAAACGAAAATTAGCATTGAGGACGTTGTTCAATATTCGGGACGGATTGCTGGAAATCGACGACTATCAGTATGGAACTCACCGGTTGGAACGGGTCCGGGGAAAAATTGATCTTCGTTCATTGCCGTTGATTCGCTGTAGTCTAACGGGAATCGCTGATCTCAACGATGGACTGCAATGGAATCTCGTCAGCACTTATCAAACGGAAGAACAATCCGGTCAAGCGACTCTTCAAATAGAAAAAGCGCTGTTGAAAAAGGTGCTTCCGTTATTACCACGCCGATATCAATTCTCAGTTCGTTCCGGATCGGCTGATTTGCAATTCAATTTCGCCTGGGGCAATAAGGCGGTCTGGCTGAAGAATGGCGGCGTAAAGCTCCGCCATTCGCAGCTTGTTGTGCCCAAACTGAACGATGTATTGACAGTGGATTATCTTCAAGGGTGGTTTGACCCGGATCGGCTTAAACTCGATCGTGCGCGATTCAAGTACCAAGGCGGGGAGATTTTGGCCTCCGGTCAATTGCGTACCACCGATATGGCACTACGGCTTAAATTAGCTGCCAACCATATTCGAATCAACAAAATTAAACAATTTTTGCCGTCTACTACGAATATGACTCTAGCCGGGACCGCCGATCTGCAGTTGGAGGTTGGCGGAAAGCTGAGCCATCCCATTGTGACGGGTGACGTTTTGTTGAATAATACCCGGGTCGTTTGGAAGGAGAAATTAGATCTTAATCGCATCTCCGGTCAATTACGTATTGATAACAATAATCTCACCATTAAACGGCTGGCAGGCTATTGGGAAGACGCTCCGATTGGGGCAACCGGAACGATCAATAATATTTTCAAACCGCAACTGGCGATCGATCTCTATGGTTATGGGTTAAGGCCGGACTACTCAAGTTTGGGTTTGACACAGATTGCCAAGGACGAACTTAAATTCGGAAAAGTGGATGTTTCTGGGAGGCTGAGTGGCGGTTTAAAAGAGCTTTCTTTCGACGGTGAAATGGGCTTTGACTATTTGGAATATCGTCAAATTCGCACCGAGCAAGCCAGAATCAATCTTTATTGGGAAACAGCAACTCAGGCGGTTACGATTAAACAGGTGAGTGGGTTATTCTGGGGAAGCCGGGTATCTGCCACTGGAACCGTAAAGTTGAATTCCCAAGCAGCGGAATGGCGGATGTCGGGTAAAGTTTCCGAATTAAATTTGGCCGTTTTGCCGCTGAGTCAAGCCGTGAAGCCTTCCGGGATTATATCGATGGACATTTTGGCACAGGGACGTTGGCAGCGGGGAGAGGAATTCGATCCAGGAACCGTTTTAGGAGTATTCCACGGTAGTTCCCTTGCTTACCAAGGTGTTCAAATCGATCGAACCGATGGAACATTTAGTTGGAACCATGGAATTTTAGCTGTGGATTCTATGGAAGGAACAGTCGGCGATGGTAAATTCTTTGGACATTTAAACTGGTCAAAAGACGGATTTCGGACCGAACTGGATGCGGAAAAAGTACAACTCCGACAATTGTTGACCAATCGGAACCAGTTTCCAGTGGATGCACTCTTTGAAGGGATGATCACTTTCCAAGGTACACCTGACAATCCAATTGGAAAAATTACTGGAAATTTTGAGAATGTTATTTGGGATTCTAAAGCGATCGGCGATGTCAAGGGCGAAATGCATTATCAGGACCAGGAATTGAAATTTAGCAATTTGCGTGTAGCAACAAACGCTGGTGATTTTTTGCTTCAAGGGAATATTGCCCTAAACAAAGATAAGCCGACCGTTCATGGCACTATAATTAGTGAGAATTTTCAATTGAGCCGTTTTTGGCAAATGCTTCCGTTCGATCCGGCGCTGGATATCGATGGGAATGGCAAAGTGACGTTAATGGTCGATGGAATTTTGTCAAATCCGCAGTTTAAGGGCAGGATTCAACTGGAGAAACCAAGCTTTAACTTTTTTACAGTGGAACGCGGCGAAATCCGTTTCGAGGGTGATCTGAATCATGTTTATTTACAGCAATTTGATCTGATGAAGCAGGATTCCCGGATTCAAATTAGCGGCCAGGTCACTTCAAAAGCCTGGAATTTAACGGTAAATTCCAATTCCTTCGCATTGGAATGGCTAGAATTAAAATACGGGGACAGGGTGCTTCGAGGAAATGTCGAAATCAACGGCAGTTTAACTGGAGATTTGAGCCACCCCCAATTCACAGCTGAACTGAACGGATCCGACTTCAGTTTTGGAAGCTATATCTACCAGCATTTCCTGGCCAATATCGTATGGAATTCGCAAGGTTTGACGATCAAGGACGCACAGTTCCAACAGGATGACAGTCTTTTGAATGTTTTTGGCAATATCGACAATACCCAACCAGCCCGTTTAAATCTTGGCGTTCGAGTGGTTTCGAGCGATTTAAAGCATTTATTACAATTGGTCAATGTTCAGGACATAGATGCCCAAGGTAAGCTTTCCGGGTTAGTGAAGATCACCGGGGCAATCGACGATCCACTGGTTCGGGTGGAAGCTGAGCTTCCGGAAGGGTCTATTAACCAAATACCAATTCAAGGCGGGTTCACGCTTTCCTATACAAATAACAAAGTGAGTATCGAAAATATCCATTTGGAACACGAAAAAGGCTCGTTGATCGCCAATGGAATTTGGGAAAATGGGCAAGTTTTGAAATTAAACACTGCTTTGCGGGATTTTCCCCTGCAGGTCTTAAATCCGCTGTTGCAGCCATCCGCTAGGCTTGAGGGAGTCGCTAATGCCGATATCAATTTGGAATGGAACAATTCTAAAATAACCGGCAATTATCGGATGAACATTATCGGCCTAGCGATGAATCAAACTGTTTTGGGTGATTCTCGGGTAGAGGGCCGTTTGTCAGATCAAGGAATTGAAATAATGGATGGGCAAGTAATCAATAAAGGTGGGGTGCTTACCGCAAAGGGGTACGTTCCTTGGCCTGTAGAAATGCTGCAACGGCTTAAGCTACCAATGCGGCTGAGTCAGGACTATCGGGATTATAACGTACAAGTTGAACTGAGAAATTTTCCGGTTGATTCCATCAATTTTGCCATGAAACAGTTCACTGCCGAAAAAGGAAGTGTTGCTGGTAGCGTTCGAGTGAAGGGAGCTTTATCGAAACCTTTATTTTACGGAAAAATTGCATTCAGCGGGGTGAAAATTGTCGCTCCAGCGTTACCGGTACCTGTGGATAATATGGAAGCCGCATTAACTTTTCAAGGGGAGAAAATCGTTGTAGAAACAGCTCATGGGTCATATGGAACCGGTCGCTTTTCACTGAACGGAGCCATCGAAATTGAGAAGAGTTTGTTCGATCCCGAACTTAATCTTAGCTTTAATGGTAACCGGATATACTATCGTAGCCTTTATTTCGATGGATATGGCGCTTTAAATGTAAATATTACAGGAACACTTGTTCGTCCTATTATCCAAGGAGAGATCTCCATTAACAACGGCAGAATTGGAATTTTAGGTGTACAACCGAAAAAGAGCAGTACCAATACTTGGAATCCCGACCTCGATTTGGTAATTAAAGCCGGCAAAAACGTCCGGTATCGTCAGTATGGTCTGGCGGATGTAGCGGTCCAGGGCGAACTTACAATAAAGGGCCCGCTCAATCATCCGAAGATTAATGGCGAGGCGAGATCTAGAACGGGTATTTTGACCGTTTACGGTCAATCATTTAAAGTGAATAAAGGTACAGCAGTATTTAAAGACTCTGAAGGATTTACTCCTTATATTGATATTGATTCCAGTTTAAAGACATCAAAAGTTGAGGTTTTTTTAACGATGAAAGGTCAAGTGGGTGGGGAGGTTTCTTTCAATTTAAGTTCGCAACCTCATCTCTCGCAATCGGAATTGTTTGCAATTCTTAATTGGTCAGACTTAAGCGGTGATAAGCCATTGACTGTCGATGGTATGGTGTCCGGCAATTTTTCGATTGTTACCGATACCTTGTTTGGAGAAGTATTTTATGAAATCCGAAGAGCGTTAGGAGTCGATTATTTTTATTTGGAACAAGATTATCGTGATCGAAAATTCCGAATCAATGTTGGAGATTATATCACTGAGGAACTATTTTTATCCTACAGCCGTTCAGTTGGCGACGAGCCGGATGATGTATGGGGACTTGATTATCAATTAACTTCTAAACTATTGGCAGGAGGAACCTATTCGATTAACGAGGGTCGTTCTTATCGGATTATTTACCGGATTCGTTTTTAA